In Chlorocebus sabaeus isolate Y175 chromosome 5, mChlSab1.0.hap1, whole genome shotgun sequence, one genomic interval encodes:
- the ZSCAN32 gene encoding zinc finger and SCAN domain-containing protein 32 isoform X3, whose protein sequence is MQPYPTWRKSVRRNDSLERATGVPWGYEETKMLLAILSSSQFYGKLQTCQQNSQIYRAMAEQLWDRGFLRTPEQCRTKFKSLQLSYRKVRRGCVPEPCIFYEEMDALSSSWASAPPMASDAVPGQEGGDIEVGELNHQNGEPKEVEDGTVDGADRDEKDFRNPGQEVRKVDLPVLFPNRLDFDIKNEIKKENLKWDDSEEVEIHKAFQRKSRGVFWHSELQKGLESEPTSRRQCRNFPGESEPKTPSQEKMSHQSFCARDKACTHILCGKNCSQSVHSPNKPALELEKVSQCPECGKTFSRSSYLVRHQRIHTGEKPHKCSECGKGFSERSNLTAHLRTHTGERPYQCGQCGKSFNQSSSLIVHQRTHTGEKPYQCIVCGKRFNNSSQFSAHRRIHTGESPYKCAECGKSFNNSSHFSAHRKTHTGEKPYRCSHCERGFSKNSALTRHQTVHLKVVLSSQEGRDVL, encoded by the exons ATGCAGCCATATCCCACATGGAGGAAGAGTGTAAGACGCAATGACAGCCTGGAGCGAG CAACAGGTGTGCCCTGGGGCTACGAAGAGACCAAGATGCTCCTGGCTATTCTTAGTAGTTCTCAATTTTATGGAAAACTCCAGACTTGTCAGCAGAACAGCCAGATCTACAGGGCCATGGCGGAACAACTCTGGGATCGGGGTTTTCTGCGGACCCCAGAACAGTGTCGCACCAAGTTCAAAAGCCTACAGTTGAGTTACCGCAAAGTGAGGAGAGGCTGTGTGCCTGAGCCTTGTATCTTTTATGAGGAAATGGATGCTCTTTCAAGCTCCTGGGCCTCTGCACCTCCTATGGCAAGTGATGCTGTTCCTGGCCAAGAAGGAGGTGAtattgaggtgggagaactgaaTCACCAGAACGGGGAGCCCAAGGAGGTAGAAGATGGCACTGTGGATGGTGCAGACAGGGATGAAAAGGACTTCAGGAATCCTGGCCAGGAAGTCAGGAAAGTTGACCTGCCAGTGCTGTTCCCAAACAGACTTG attttgacATCAAGAatgagattaaaaaagaaaatctaaaatggGATGATTCAGAGGAAGTAGAAATACACAAGGCTTTTCAGAGAAAGTCCAGAGGAGTTTTTTGGCACTCTGAGCTACAAAAAGGCTTGGAGAGTGAGCCAACATCAAGAAGGCAATGTAGAAATTTTCCAGGGGAGAGTGAGCCGAAAACCCCATCCCAGGAGAAGATGAGTCACCAGAGTTTTTGTGCCAGGGACAAAGCCTGTACACATATCCTCTGTGGGAAAAACTGCTCTCAGAGTGTGCATTCTCCCAACAAGCCAGCACTCGAACTGGAAAAAGTATCTCAATGTCCAGAATGTGGGAAAACCTTTAGCCGAAGTTCTTATCTTGTTCGGCATCAGAGAATCCACACAGGTGAGAAGCCTCACAAGTGCAGTGAGTGCGGGAAAGGCTTTAGTGAGCGCTCCAACCTCACGGCCCACCTACGAACTCACACAGGGGAGAGGCCCTACCAGTGTGGGCAGTGTGGGAAAAGCTTCAACCAGAGCTCCAGCCTCATTGTCCACCAGAGGACCCATACTGGGGAGAAGCCTTACCAGTGCATTGTCTGTGGAAAGAGATTCAACAACAGTTCCCAGTTCAGTGCTCACCGGCGCATCCACACTGGGGAGAGCCCATACAAGTGTGCAGAGTGTGGGAAAAGCTTCAACAATAGCTCCCACTTCAGTGCCCACCGAAAAACCCACACTGGTGAAAAGCCTTACAGGTGTTCTCACTGTGAGAGAGGCTTCAGTAAGAACTCTGCCCTCACCCGTCATCAGACAGTACACTTGAAAGTAGTACTCTCATCACAGGAAGGAAGAGATGTGTTATGA
- the ZSCAN32 gene encoding zinc finger and SCAN domain-containing protein 32 isoform X2, which translates to MCPGPARKALYRGATQRKNRHISLATGVPWGYEETKMLLAILSSSQFYGKLQTCQQNSQIYRAMAEQLWDRGFLRTPEQCRTKFKSLQLSYRKVRRGCVPEPCIFYEEMDALSSSWASAPPMASDAVPGQEGGDIEVGELNHQNGEPKEVEDGTVDGADRDEKDFRNPGQEVRKVDLPVLFPNRLDFDIKNEIKKENLKWDDSEEVEIHKAFQRKSRGVFWHSELQKGLESEPTSRRQCRNFPGESEPKTPSQEKMSHQSFCARDKACTHILCGKNCSQSVHSPNKPALELEKVSQCPECGKTFSRSSYLVRHQRIHTGEKPHKCSECGKGFSERSNLTAHLRTHTGERPYQCGQCGKSFNQSSSLIVHQRTHTGEKPYQCIVCGKRFNNSSQFSAHRRIHTGESPYKCAECGKSFNNSSHFSAHRKTHTGEKPYRCSHCERGFSKNSALTRHQTVHLKVVLSSQEGRDVL; encoded by the exons ATGTGCCCAGGCCCTGCACGAAAGGCCCTCTACAGGGGTGCCACGCAGAGGAAGAACAGACACATCTCGCTGG CAACAGGTGTGCCCTGGGGCTACGAAGAGACCAAGATGCTCCTGGCTATTCTTAGTAGTTCTCAATTTTATGGAAAACTCCAGACTTGTCAGCAGAACAGCCAGATCTACAGGGCCATGGCGGAACAACTCTGGGATCGGGGTTTTCTGCGGACCCCAGAACAGTGTCGCACCAAGTTCAAAAGCCTACAGTTGAGTTACCGCAAAGTGAGGAGAGGCTGTGTGCCTGAGCCTTGTATCTTTTATGAGGAAATGGATGCTCTTTCAAGCTCCTGGGCCTCTGCACCTCCTATGGCAAGTGATGCTGTTCCTGGCCAAGAAGGAGGTGAtattgaggtgggagaactgaaTCACCAGAACGGGGAGCCCAAGGAGGTAGAAGATGGCACTGTGGATGGTGCAGACAGGGATGAAAAGGACTTCAGGAATCCTGGCCAGGAAGTCAGGAAAGTTGACCTGCCAGTGCTGTTCCCAAACAGACTTG attttgacATCAAGAatgagattaaaaaagaaaatctaaaatggGATGATTCAGAGGAAGTAGAAATACACAAGGCTTTTCAGAGAAAGTCCAGAGGAGTTTTTTGGCACTCTGAGCTACAAAAAGGCTTGGAGAGTGAGCCAACATCAAGAAGGCAATGTAGAAATTTTCCAGGGGAGAGTGAGCCGAAAACCCCATCCCAGGAGAAGATGAGTCACCAGAGTTTTTGTGCCAGGGACAAAGCCTGTACACATATCCTCTGTGGGAAAAACTGCTCTCAGAGTGTGCATTCTCCCAACAAGCCAGCACTCGAACTGGAAAAAGTATCTCAATGTCCAGAATGTGGGAAAACCTTTAGCCGAAGTTCTTATCTTGTTCGGCATCAGAGAATCCACACAGGTGAGAAGCCTCACAAGTGCAGTGAGTGCGGGAAAGGCTTTAGTGAGCGCTCCAACCTCACGGCCCACCTACGAACTCACACAGGGGAGAGGCCCTACCAGTGTGGGCAGTGTGGGAAAAGCTTCAACCAGAGCTCCAGCCTCATTGTCCACCAGAGGACCCATACTGGGGAGAAGCCTTACCAGTGCATTGTCTGTGGAAAGAGATTCAACAACAGTTCCCAGTTCAGTGCTCACCGGCGCATCCACACTGGGGAGAGCCCATACAAGTGTGCAGAGTGTGGGAAAAGCTTCAACAATAGCTCCCACTTCAGTGCCCACCGAAAAACCCACACTGGTGAAAAGCCTTACAGGTGTTCTCACTGTGAGAGAGGCTTCAGTAAGAACTCTGCCCTCACCCGTCATCAGACAGTACACTTGAAAGTAGTACTCTCATCACAGGAAGGAAGAGATGTGTTATGA